In Paenibacillus hexagrammi, the following are encoded in one genomic region:
- a CDS encoding response regulator transcription factor, with protein MIKVLVVDDDKLVRKGLISAMPWQEFGMQVVGEASNGAKALEFLAGNPVDLLLTDLAMPVMSGIELMREARKRYPRLPIVVLTLHQDFEYIQEALRLGAIDYIAKVQLEKEQFEVILGRIASRIQDQQSPHPHTLMPDQLIQEYDLGYVVLSLDSEFDPNWPSEWKLSTDALVMEVDRNCWMWLITNTDESKLLNILSEKVSALPESTLLMVSDLRGFTWKEIQRWVREYTERALFYEYHPDRKLIEVSMRDDQAPYTEPNQLQLEMVKEKWVLSAWFYDDEVFEQRVQDLKALRLQGGQLMGLLYSLVIEWNRLFAQTLIGKIHMIKGVHSWYQAEQWIRGIRQVIQESAHHASYSEEIMACMTKAVLLIQAEMSSQITAADMAQRLNLSRSYFSQCFKEIIGKPFNEYSRFVRIEKAKEYLLNTNKTILWIAEQTGYTDEKYFSRVFREITGMLPSEYRLTHRTGK; from the coding sequence ATGATCAAAGTGCTTGTGGTGGATGATGATAAGTTAGTTCGTAAGGGCCTGATATCGGCGATGCCGTGGCAGGAGTTTGGCATGCAGGTTGTAGGGGAAGCGAGCAACGGCGCGAAAGCATTGGAGTTCCTTGCAGGTAACCCTGTTGATTTGCTGCTAACCGATCTGGCTATGCCTGTGATGTCGGGAATTGAATTAATGAGGGAGGCCCGCAAACGCTATCCGCGTCTTCCGATCGTCGTCTTGACACTTCATCAAGATTTTGAATATATCCAGGAAGCGTTGCGGCTTGGAGCTATCGATTATATTGCCAAGGTGCAGCTGGAGAAAGAGCAGTTTGAGGTGATCCTCGGCAGGATAGCAAGCCGGATTCAGGATCAGCAAAGCCCCCATCCCCACACGCTTATGCCGGATCAACTCATTCAGGAATACGACCTGGGGTATGTGGTGTTGTCCCTGGATTCCGAGTTCGACCCGAACTGGCCGAGTGAATGGAAGCTTTCGACGGATGCCCTCGTAATGGAGGTTGACCGCAACTGCTGGATGTGGCTGATCACGAATACAGATGAGAGCAAGCTGCTTAACATACTGTCGGAAAAGGTGTCCGCGCTGCCGGAAAGCACGCTGCTCATGGTGTCTGACCTCCGAGGATTCACTTGGAAAGAAATTCAACGATGGGTAAGGGAGTACACAGAGAGAGCATTATTTTATGAGTATCATCCTGATCGCAAGCTGATTGAGGTTTCTATGCGTGATGATCAGGCACCCTACACGGAGCCTAATCAATTACAATTGGAGATGGTGAAGGAGAAGTGGGTATTATCCGCGTGGTTCTATGACGACGAGGTATTTGAACAACGGGTTCAGGATCTGAAAGCATTGCGGTTGCAGGGAGGTCAATTGATGGGCCTGCTATATTCACTTGTGATCGAATGGAACCGATTGTTTGCTCAAACCTTGATAGGCAAAATCCATATGATTAAGGGCGTGCATTCCTGGTATCAAGCCGAGCAGTGGATACGGGGAATCCGCCAAGTGATTCAAGAATCCGCGCATCACGCCTCGTACTCCGAGGAGATTATGGCATGTATGACCAAAGCGGTGCTGCTAATTCAAGCGGAGATGAGCAGCCAGATTACCGCAGCCGACATGGCGCAGCGCTTGAATTTGAGCCGCAGCTATTTCAGTCAATGCTTTAAAGAGATCATCGGCAAGCCGTTCAACGAGTATTCCCGTTTCGTCCGAATCGAGAAAGCGAAGGAGTATCTGCTTAATACGAATAAAACGATCCTTTGGATTGCGGAACAGACGGGGTATACCGATGAGAAGTATTTCAGCAGGGTTTTCCGCGAAATCACCGGCATGCTCCCAAGTGAATACCGGCTTACTCATCGCACTGGCAAATAG
- a CDS encoding ABC transporter ATP-binding protein: protein MFTVLKKLDWFFRMHWKRYTLAVGLLIIVGIIDVIPPKLIGYAIDGIHLGTLTGSALFRLLAFWGVLIVIGYGMTYVWLYQLFGGAFVLERILRNRLMQHLLRMTPTFYERNRTGDLMARATNDLQAVSTTAGFGILTFVDSTLFMLTILCMMGFFISWKLTIAAILPLPVMAVAITIYGGRIHERFMKAQDAFGEMNDRVLETIAGVRVIRAFVQETASQDNFKEMTDDVYRKNIAVARIDALFEPTVKILVGISYLIGLCYGGYMVFHSELTLGELVSFNTFLGMLIWPMFAIGELMNIMQRGNASLDRVNETLGYKPDVKDAPEASAMLLPNEISFQQVTFRYPSSSIDNLVNISLRLQRGQTLGIVGRTGSGKTTLLKQLLREYPIGAGVLSISGTPIKQLRMDTLHGWMGYVPQEPILFSRTVRENIQFGRSDGTDEDLNKALELAAFRKDVEFLPEGLDTIVGEKGVALSGGQKQRVSIARALYVDPEILMLDDALSAVDAKTETEILRGIRSERAGKTTLITTHRLSAVQHADWIVVLDEGYIVEEGTHEQLLARGGWYKEQYDRQQLEAEIEA from the coding sequence ATGTTTACCGTATTGAAAAAATTGGATTGGTTCTTCCGGATGCATTGGAAGCGTTACACGCTTGCCGTGGGGCTGCTGATCATTGTCGGCATTATTGATGTGATCCCGCCTAAGTTAATCGGCTATGCCATCGACGGCATCCATTTGGGGACACTGACGGGTTCCGCATTATTCCGGCTTTTAGCCTTTTGGGGCGTTCTCATTGTAATTGGCTACGGGATGACCTATGTGTGGCTGTACCAGCTTTTTGGCGGCGCTTTTGTGCTGGAGCGCATTCTGCGCAACCGGTTGATGCAGCATTTGCTCCGTATGACGCCTACATTCTATGAGCGCAACCGTACGGGCGATTTGATGGCCAGAGCGACCAATGACCTTCAGGCTGTGTCTACGACAGCAGGTTTCGGCATTTTGACCTTTGTAGATTCTACGCTGTTTATGTTGACGATCCTTTGCATGATGGGATTCTTTATTAGCTGGAAGCTGACTATTGCGGCTATTCTGCCGCTGCCTGTGATGGCGGTTGCCATAACGATTTACGGCGGACGGATTCATGAACGGTTCATGAAAGCTCAGGATGCTTTTGGCGAGATGAATGACCGTGTGCTGGAGACGATTGCCGGAGTGAGGGTCATCCGTGCCTTCGTACAGGAAACAGCGAGTCAAGACAATTTTAAAGAAATGACGGATGATGTATATCGCAAAAATATCGCTGTCGCTCGCATTGACGCCCTTTTCGAACCGACGGTTAAGATTCTGGTCGGTATCAGCTATCTCATCGGGCTGTGCTACGGGGGATACATGGTTTTCCATAGTGAACTGACACTAGGTGAGCTCGTGTCGTTCAACACGTTCCTCGGTATGCTGATTTGGCCGATGTTCGCTATTGGAGAGCTGATGAACATTATGCAGAGGGGGAACGCTTCCCTCGATCGGGTCAATGAGACGCTGGGTTACAAGCCAGATGTGAAGGATGCTCCAGAGGCGTCAGCGATGCTGCTTCCGAATGAAATCTCTTTCCAACAAGTGACATTCCGTTATCCGTCCTCGTCCATCGATAACCTGGTGAATATCTCGCTGCGCCTGCAGCGCGGGCAGACACTGGGCATCGTCGGGCGTACAGGGAGCGGCAAGACGACTTTACTGAAGCAACTGCTCAGGGAATATCCGATTGGCGCGGGTGTGCTGTCGATCTCCGGTACGCCGATTAAGCAGCTGAGGATGGATACGCTGCACGGATGGATGGGGTATGTACCGCAGGAACCGATTCTATTCTCCAGAACTGTGCGAGAAAATATTCAATTTGGGCGCAGCGACGGTACTGATGAGGACTTGAACAAGGCGCTGGAGCTGGCAGCCTTCCGCAAGGATGTGGAGTTCCTGCCTGAAGGGCTGGACACGATCGTTGGGGAAAAAGGCGTCGCTCTGTCCGGCGGACAGAAACAGCGCGTATCGATCGCTCGGGCGCTCTACGTCGATCCGGAGATTCTGATGCTGGACGATGCCCTCTCAGCTGTGGATGCGAAGACGGAGACGGAAATTCTACGCGGCATCCGCAGCGAAAGAGCGGGCAAAACGACGCTGATTACGACTCACCGCCTGTCTGCTGTGCAGCATGCCGATTGGATCGTCGTCCTCGATGAAGGCTATATCGTGGAAGAGGGCACGCACGAGCAATTGCTGGCACGCGGCGGCTGGTATAAAGAGCAGTATGACCGTCAGCAGCTGGAGGCTGAGATTGAAGCGTAA
- the rluF gene encoding 23S rRNA pseudouridine(2604) synthase RluF has translation MRINKFISETGVCSRREADKWVEARRVTINGITAELGSTVGPGDDVRVDGKPIGAKKEHVYIALNKPVGITSTTEAHVKGNIVDFVGHSERIFPIGRLDKDSEGLILLTNNGDIVNQILRAENNHDKEYIVTVNRPITPMFLQGMASGVKILGTTTKPCEVHKVGERVFRIILTQGLNRQIRRMCEAFGYRVVRLQRVRIMHIHLGNLKVGKWRNLTQGELQDLMRTLGTAEL, from the coding sequence ATGAGAATCAATAAATTCATTAGTGAAACAGGCGTCTGTTCCAGACGCGAAGCGGATAAATGGGTCGAAGCCCGGCGTGTGACGATCAACGGGATTACGGCAGAGCTGGGCAGCACAGTTGGTCCTGGGGATGACGTCAGAGTAGACGGAAAGCCGATCGGTGCGAAGAAAGAGCACGTCTACATCGCGCTGAATAAGCCCGTCGGCATTACGAGCACGACCGAAGCGCATGTCAAAGGCAACATTGTCGACTTCGTCGGCCACTCGGAGCGGATTTTCCCGATCGGCAGGTTGGACAAGGATTCGGAGGGCCTTATTCTCCTTACTAATAATGGGGATATCGTCAATCAGATTTTACGGGCGGAAAATAACCATGACAAAGAGTACATCGTAACGGTCAATCGCCCGATCACTCCTATGTTCCTGCAAGGAATGGCGAGCGGAGTAAAAATCTTGGGCACCACCACCAAGCCGTGCGAGGTGCACAAGGTGGGCGAACGCGTATTTCGGATCATCCTGACGCAGGGTCTCAATCGGCAAATTAGACGCATGTGCGAAGCGTTCGGCTATCGAGTCGTGCGGCTGCAGCGGGTGCGGATTATGCATATCCATCTGGGCAATTTAAAGGTCGGCAAGTGGAGAAACCTCACGCAGGGGGAGCTTCAGGATTTGATGCGGACGCTTGGAACGGCGGAGCTGTAA
- a CDS encoding ABC transporter ATP-binding protein — MKHTGKRLFQYAALFKKPLLLALLLLAAAVSAELAGPFIARQMIDRHILGIEQPWYETGSATQTDMAVPYDGTFFKRSDNYAPGEAKGKEVRILQAGSAFVFIDQPLPFDGNRELKDGRLIVTKGDQRAEYPAQKLSMQELFLFYEPQWRHLINLALLYLGLIVLGAIFTYGQRYLLQSAANRIIQRMRTDVFAQIQRLPIQYFDNQPAGKIVSRITNDTEAVRDLYVQVLANFFTGTIYIVGIIAALFVLDYRLALLSLPVIPMLYVWIRVYRKFATRYNHEIRERLSSINGMINEAIQGMPIIQVFRRQQETQREFEQLNDEYTDYQNKMLSLNSFTSHNLMNVIRNVFFFALIWMVGGGGMNTFITVGVLYAFVDYLNRMFHPMVGIVNQLPNLEKAIVSADRVFELLDEKGLDVAEGRADRYLGNVKFEHVSFAYKEGEDVLKDISFEAKQGQTVALVGHTGSGKSSILNLLFRFYDVREGRITVDGRDVREMPKQLLRQHMGIVLQDPFLFTGTIASNVSLDDPAISRERVEQALRDVGAAEMFGALPRGIDEPVIEKGSTLSAGQRQLISFARALAFDPAILILDEATASIDTETEAVIQAALDVLKKGRTTFIIAHRLSTIKNADLILVLDRGRIVEQGSHDALMQQRGRYYQMYQLQQGHPGIAAAAEEAERSV, encoded by the coding sequence ATGAAACATACAGGCAAGCGACTATTTCAATATGCAGCGCTGTTCAAAAAGCCGCTGCTGCTTGCACTCCTGCTGTTAGCCGCAGCAGTGTCGGCCGAATTGGCCGGCCCATTTATCGCGAGGCAGATGATCGACCGCCACATTTTAGGCATCGAGCAGCCCTGGTATGAAACGGGATCCGCTACGCAAACTGACATGGCCGTTCCCTATGACGGAACATTCTTCAAGCGAAGCGACAACTACGCCCCTGGCGAGGCCAAGGGGAAGGAGGTTCGCATTTTGCAGGCGGGATCAGCCTTTGTATTTATTGATCAACCGCTGCCATTTGACGGGAACCGCGAGCTGAAGGATGGCCGGTTGATAGTAACGAAGGGCGACCAGCGTGCGGAATATCCCGCCCAAAAGCTGAGCATGCAAGAGCTGTTCCTTTTTTATGAGCCGCAGTGGCGGCATCTGATCAACCTCGCGCTGCTTTATCTGGGACTGATCGTACTCGGCGCCATTTTTACGTATGGACAGCGATACTTGCTTCAATCCGCAGCGAACCGCATTATTCAGCGCATGAGAACGGACGTATTCGCGCAGATTCAGCGCCTGCCGATTCAATATTTTGACAATCAGCCCGCGGGCAAAATTGTCTCCCGAATCACCAACGATACCGAGGCTGTACGTGATCTCTACGTGCAGGTGCTTGCGAACTTCTTTACAGGAACGATCTACATTGTCGGCATTATCGCCGCTTTATTCGTGCTGGATTACCGGCTGGCGCTGCTTTCCTTGCCCGTGATTCCGATGCTGTACGTCTGGATTCGGGTATACCGCAAGTTTGCCACTCGCTATAACCATGAAATCCGCGAACGCCTCAGCAGCATTAACGGCATGATCAACGAGGCGATCCAAGGCATGCCCATTATCCAAGTATTCCGCAGACAGCAGGAGACGCAGCGCGAGTTCGAGCAGTTGAATGATGAATACACCGACTACCAAAACAAGATGCTCAGCCTGAACTCTTTTACCTCTCATAACTTGATGAATGTGATTCGGAATGTGTTCTTTTTTGCGCTGATTTGGATGGTAGGCGGCGGAGGTATGAACACCTTCATCACCGTTGGGGTGCTGTACGCTTTCGTCGATTATTTGAATCGGATGTTCCATCCTATGGTCGGAATTGTAAACCAACTGCCCAACTTGGAAAAAGCCATCGTTTCCGCGGATCGTGTTTTCGAGCTATTGGATGAAAAAGGGCTAGACGTCGCGGAGGGCAGAGCCGACCGATACTTAGGCAACGTCAAGTTCGAGCACGTGTCTTTCGCTTATAAAGAGGGCGAGGACGTCCTCAAGGACATATCCTTCGAGGCGAAGCAGGGGCAGACCGTAGCACTTGTGGGGCATACAGGCTCGGGCAAAAGCTCCATCCTGAACCTCTTGTTCCGCTTCTATGATGTGAGAGAGGGCCGCATCACGGTAGACGGCCGCGATGTGCGCGAGATGCCCAAACAGCTGCTGCGCCAGCATATGGGCATCGTGCTCCAGGACCCGTTCCTGTTCACCGGCACGATTGCGTCCAACGTCAGCTTGGACGATCCGGCTATCAGCCGGGAACGGGTCGAGCAGGCGCTGCGCGATGTCGGCGCAGCGGAGATGTTCGGGGCGTTGCCCCGCGGCATCGATGAGCCCGTCATCGAGAAGGGCAGCACGCTGTCCGCCGGACAGCGGCAGCTGATCAGCTTCGCCCGGGCGCTGGCCTTCGACCCGGCGATCCTGATTCTCGATGAGGCGACGGCCAGCATCGATACGGAGACCGAGGCGGTCATTCAGGCCGCTCTCGATGTACTGAAGAAGGGGCGTACCACCTTCATCATTGCCCACCGTTTGTCGACGATCAAGAACGCCGACCTCATTCTGGTGCTCGACCGCGGCCGCATTGTCGAGCAGGGCAGCCACGACGCGCTGATGCAGCAGCGCGGCCGTTATTATCAGATGTACCAGCTGCAGCAGGGACATCCGGGCATTGCCGCCGCCGCTGAAGAGGCGGAACGCAGCGTATAA
- a CDS encoding DUF2231 domain-containing protein: MDYLLRNSHFIFTHFPIALLIFSFVFDLLALILKKKDWHSAGMLALLVGTLGAIASFITGPEMSRNPLLPTHALYAQLTMIASILLSVIRIGLLLWKKKHIGGHPVYLVGALVAVLLVSYTGHLGGKMVHRPFTPGMNMQGGPGQGPGQGQGQGQGTGQGQGQGQG; this comes from the coding sequence ATGGACTATTTGCTCAGAAATTCGCACTTTATTTTTACTCATTTTCCGATTGCGCTCTTGATATTCAGCTTTGTCTTTGATCTTCTGGCGCTCATTCTCAAGAAAAAGGATTGGCATTCAGCGGGGATGCTCGCCTTGCTAGTCGGAACGTTGGGAGCCATCGCCTCGTTCATAACAGGTCCCGAGATGTCGCGGAATCCACTCCTGCCTACGCATGCCCTGTATGCACAGCTGACGATGATCGCGTCCATCTTGCTGTCGGTCATCCGGATTGGATTGCTGCTCTGGAAGAAGAAGCATATCGGCGGCCATCCCGTTTATTTAGTGGGGGCTTTAGTCGCGGTGCTGCTAGTGAGCTATACCGGGCACTTGGGAGGCAAAATGGTACATAGGCCGTTTACACCTGGCATGAACATGCAGGGAGGGCCGGGTCAAGGGCCAGGACAGGGACAAGGGCAAGGGCAAGGAACAGGCCAAGGTCAAGGGCAAGGGCAAGGATAA
- a CDS encoding NAD(P)-dependent oxidoreductase, with the protein MHIALLGATGRVGRRVLALALQDGHHVTAMVRNPDKLICQSERLIVQPGDVCRYEDDLAVMKQADLVISCLSTDGAEVLTESMPKLIGAMKEHNLERIVTVGTAGILNSREYPGLLRYETPDTRRSSTRAAEEHRRAWELLSASGLAWTVVCPTYLPDGDAVGEYRAEAEYLPEGACRFPLETRQCLFTKKL; encoded by the coding sequence ATGCATATTGCTCTTCTGGGTGCAACAGGCCGAGTAGGCCGGCGCGTATTGGCGCTTGCTTTGCAGGACGGTCATCATGTAACAGCAATGGTACGTAATCCGGACAAGCTGATCTGCCAGTCCGAGCGTCTGATCGTTCAGCCAGGTGACGTCTGCAGGTATGAAGATGACCTTGCTGTCATGAAGCAAGCTGACCTCGTGATCAGCTGCCTGAGCACGGATGGCGCTGAGGTACTGACCGAGAGTATGCCGAAGCTCATCGGGGCTATGAAAGAACATAACTTGGAGCGGATCGTAACCGTCGGAACCGCGGGCATCCTAAACAGCCGGGAGTACCCCGGACTGCTCCGTTATGAGACGCCAGACACTCGTCGTTCATCCACGCGTGCGGCAGAAGAGCACCGCAGAGCTTGGGAGCTGCTGTCGGCCTCCGGACTGGCTTGGACCGTGGTATGCCCTACCTATTTACCTGATGGCGATGCAGTAGGGGAGTACCGTGCGGAAGCCGAGTACCTGCCCGAGGGGGCATGTCGATTTCCGTTGGAGACACGGCAGTGTTTGTTTACGAAGAAGCTCTAA
- a CDS encoding extracellular solute-binding protein — protein MSKKLPMLFLAASMLTVTACSSQVSEPSAPGTPSKRGASSEPAASSDPFGKYAEPVTLNIAYSVDPNFKSSKGETPENNVWNKAIKDNLNIDIKIGWQVAKDNFDQKMNLAIASNDLPDAMVVNQVQLNQMVRAGEVADLTEVYDKYASPTVKKIIESTDGLAKSQVTFKGKMMAIPSVTAEDFSWLWIRKDWLDKLGLQPPKTVEDLEKIAKAFVEQDPDGNGKADTIGLAAGNGLFNDFTQGPPNFDFEAIFAAYHAYPGFWVKGSDGKPMYGSLMPEAREALLKLRDMYAKGLIDKEIGIRKAPEETVINGKAGMFFCGFYGGYWPLPAAWKNDPKANWQSYALPLDAAGKYNVMTTNPSNSFLVVRKGYAHPEAPVMINNMYLRDESKYGNEFMLIRNFFAPLDEVPFEMKAAQQVLAGTKKPEDFAESAEYKLLNNTLKTITNTKLQPYDKMDIQYWKQDDNDFMRSYSLFIGGKNNLDPNLNKIKSLSYTRTKTMENKWSNLTKMEKETYLKIIMGAAPIEAFDQFVQDWKSQGGDQVTAEIAEAIQ, from the coding sequence ATGTCTAAAAAGTTACCCATGCTATTCCTTGCAGCTTCCATGCTTACCGTTACAGCTTGTTCCAGTCAAGTAAGCGAGCCAAGTGCACCAGGCACACCGAGTAAGCGGGGGGCGAGTTCTGAACCCGCGGCCTCGTCGGATCCTTTCGGTAAATATGCGGAGCCAGTGACGCTGAATATTGCGTATAGCGTGGACCCCAACTTTAAGTCAAGCAAAGGGGAGACGCCGGAAAATAACGTTTGGAACAAGGCTATTAAAGACAATTTGAATATTGATATCAAAATCGGATGGCAGGTTGCCAAGGATAATTTTGATCAGAAGATGAATTTGGCTATCGCCAGCAACGATCTGCCGGACGCGATGGTTGTCAATCAAGTGCAGCTGAATCAAATGGTGCGGGCGGGGGAAGTAGCGGATTTAACAGAAGTGTACGATAAATATGCATCTCCTACCGTGAAGAAAATCATTGAAAGCACGGATGGTCTTGCTAAGAGCCAAGTGACGTTTAAAGGAAAAATGATGGCGATCCCATCCGTAACCGCTGAGGATTTCAGCTGGCTGTGGATTCGCAAGGACTGGCTGGATAAGCTGGGCTTGCAGCCGCCGAAAACAGTCGAAGACTTAGAGAAGATAGCAAAAGCCTTCGTAGAACAGGACCCTGACGGCAACGGCAAAGCAGATACGATTGGTCTGGCTGCGGGCAATGGATTGTTCAATGACTTTACCCAGGGTCCGCCTAACTTTGACTTTGAGGCTATTTTTGCAGCCTACCACGCTTATCCAGGCTTCTGGGTGAAGGGATCAGATGGAAAACCGATGTACGGATCTCTGATGCCGGAGGCAAGAGAGGCACTTCTCAAACTGCGTGATATGTACGCGAAGGGTCTGATCGATAAGGAAATTGGTATCCGCAAGGCCCCGGAAGAAACGGTGATTAACGGTAAAGCGGGCATGTTCTTCTGCGGCTTCTATGGCGGGTATTGGCCGCTGCCGGCTGCTTGGAAGAATGATCCTAAGGCGAACTGGCAGTCCTATGCATTACCGCTGGATGCAGCAGGGAAGTACAACGTCATGACGACCAACCCGTCCAACTCCTTCCTAGTTGTGCGTAAAGGATATGCGCATCCTGAAGCTCCTGTCATGATCAATAATATGTATTTAAGAGATGAGTCGAAATACGGCAATGAATTCATGCTAATTCGCAATTTCTTTGCGCCTTTAGATGAGGTTCCATTTGAAATGAAAGCGGCTCAACAGGTATTGGCAGGAACCAAGAAGCCGGAGGATTTCGCAGAAAGCGCGGAATACAAGCTGCTTAACAATACGCTTAAAACGATTACAAATACGAAGCTGCAGCCGTATGACAAGATGGACATTCAGTATTGGAAGCAGGACGATAATGATTTCATGCGTTCCTACTCCTTATTTATCGGCGGGAAGAACAACCTGGATCCAAATCTGAATAAAATCAAGAGCTTGTCCTATACTCGCACCAAGACTATGGAGAACAAGTGGAGCAATTTAACGAAAATGGAGAAAGAAACGTACCTGAAAATTATTATGGGTGCTGCTCCCATTGAGGCCTTCGATCAATTCGTCCAGGACTGGAAGAGTCAAGGCGGCGATCAAGTGACGGCTGAAATAGCGGAAGCTATCCAATAG
- a CDS encoding sensor histidine kinase — translation MTLKRRIFLIFSFSSLVPFLSIFVISYYTIDSIFDNKIKSGIQSNLRQVELSLGDSLSNLNHVSQQLAYGGTIGKQLDEVLHQPKDATYQLMQSRDQLKKELNVITFTNPSIDLTMYYFRDEGKIDFENFPVRDDFSPDKLPLLAEYYGISYYGPHVSMNQVNDKVVLSALRKVDLPDRDDVYVYMETGFLTTQNILNNDQYGGALSHLILDGKGRIAYSEVPEIFSNGAEFPDFTKGEATGNFRGYHWFKQTSNQDWSVVSVISQANYNKEKDRWLLQILVVFLFFLCVTLLLAWLLWKMVYRPLNLFHSEIKWMSQSRLMADHHVQTKIPEFDYLLGKFWGMKEQLRNLFTEIERKEKNRVDLEVEKLLYQINPHFLMNTLDTVHWLAVMNGQDEIDRLVQSLNKLLYYNLGKLGEVSTIEEEIDALKQYLTLQQVRYDFQFDVRIDVEENVLKLPVPRFILQPLVENSLYHGLSDDGYIQVGVRLDNDIQISIQDNGSGMSEETIRELLNSRTVEQKKVGMGIGMNYVKRMLEARYENKAKLEIKSEVGKGTSILLSLPIAGEGD, via the coding sequence ATGACTTTAAAAAGAAGAATTTTTCTCATATTCTCATTTAGTTCATTGGTTCCCTTTCTCAGTATCTTTGTTATTTCGTATTACACCATCGATTCTATTTTTGACAACAAAATTAAAAGCGGGATCCAGAGTAACCTGAGGCAGGTTGAGCTCTCGTTGGGGGATTCCCTAAGCAACTTAAATCATGTCTCTCAGCAATTGGCGTATGGCGGCACGATCGGGAAGCAGCTGGACGAGGTCCTGCACCAGCCGAAGGATGCGACTTATCAATTGATGCAATCTCGCGACCAACTGAAAAAAGAGCTGAATGTGATTACATTTACAAACCCAAGCATAGATCTAACGATGTATTATTTCCGGGATGAAGGTAAAATCGATTTCGAGAATTTCCCGGTAAGGGATGACTTTTCGCCGGACAAACTCCCTCTGCTGGCTGAGTATTACGGCATATCTTATTATGGGCCTCACGTCAGTATGAACCAAGTAAATGATAAGGTTGTTTTGTCTGCCTTAAGGAAGGTCGATCTGCCTGACCGCGATGATGTCTATGTCTACATGGAAACCGGATTTCTTACGACGCAAAATATTTTAAATAACGATCAATATGGAGGGGCATTGTCTCACCTGATTTTGGATGGCAAAGGTCGAATTGCGTATAGCGAGGTTCCGGAAATTTTCTCGAATGGAGCGGAATTTCCCGATTTCACGAAGGGGGAGGCGACCGGAAATTTCCGGGGTTATCATTGGTTTAAACAGACCTCTAATCAGGATTGGAGCGTGGTTTCGGTCATTTCCCAAGCTAATTATAACAAGGAGAAAGATCGATGGCTGCTGCAAATTCTGGTTGTCTTTTTGTTTTTCCTTTGTGTGACCCTTCTGCTGGCGTGGTTGCTTTGGAAGATGGTGTACAGGCCTCTGAACCTCTTTCATTCCGAGATTAAATGGATGTCCCAGAGTCGGTTAATGGCCGATCACCATGTGCAGACGAAGATTCCCGAATTTGATTATTTGTTAGGTAAATTTTGGGGGATGAAAGAGCAGCTCCGGAATTTGTTTACAGAAATAGAGCGCAAAGAGAAGAACCGCGTCGATCTCGAAGTGGAAAAGCTGCTCTATCAAATCAATCCCCATTTTCTGATGAATACCCTGGACACGGTGCATTGGCTAGCGGTCATGAACGGACAGGACGAAATAGACCGGCTCGTGCAGTCATTAAACAAATTGCTGTATTACAACCTGGGTAAATTGGGGGAAGTATCCACGATTGAGGAAGAGATCGACGCACTTAAGCAGTATTTGACGCTGCAGCAGGTTCGATATGATTTTCAGTTCGATGTTCGAATTGATGTTGAAGAGAATGTCTTGAAATTGCCCGTTCCCCGATTTATTCTTCAGCCTCTGGTCGAAAACTCTCTATATCACGGTTTAAGTGATGATGGATACATTCAAGTGGGTGTTAGGCTCGATAACGATATTCAGATATCCATACAGGATAATGGTTCGGGGATGTCGGAGGAAACGATTCGAGAGCTTCTGAATAGCCGGACGGTGGAACAGAAGAAGGTTGGAATGGGGATTGGCATGAACTATGTAAAGCGAATGCTGGAGGCTCGCTATGAGAATAAAGCTAAGCTGGAAATCAAGAGTGAAGTGGGCAAAGGGACGAGTATCTTGTTATCTTTGCCTATTGCAGGGGAAGGGGACTAG